A genome region from Pseudomonas anguilliseptica includes the following:
- a CDS encoding tripartite tricarboxylate transporter substrate-binding protein, giving the protein MAGSGGKLPELPLTMITGYAAGGSTDLQGRVLATVLEEQLGQKITVSNIPGAGGAASASMLASSIEQGYVFQFGGSSVVSIAPLLSPASYDPDSFTYVAGLSLEQPAFVTGSKRGIQDWPGLLAYLRATPGQIYVSQAAEDRLIIRALAKREGLELRTVPTSGGAGMAPLVLSGDAVFAYSGGTHPGYTESGEMRVLASLADTRLLDYPDAPTLRELGYDLGLHTMRIVMVPANTPAEQVEILADALAVAAKAPRFIEVTEQRIRQPVLFMRGDEIKPMLVRQMQEDRTLIDDIGLQ; this is encoded by the coding sequence GTGGCAGGTTCAGGCGGCAAGCTTCCGGAGCTGCCGCTGACCATGATCACCGGTTATGCCGCAGGTGGCAGCACCGATTTGCAGGGGCGGGTGCTGGCCACCGTGCTGGAAGAGCAGTTGGGGCAGAAGATCACGGTCAGCAACATTCCCGGTGCCGGCGGCGCGGCCTCTGCGTCGATGCTGGCCAGCAGTATTGAGCAGGGCTATGTGTTCCAGTTCGGCGGCTCGTCGGTGGTCAGCATTGCGCCGCTGCTGTCGCCAGCCTCTTATGATCCGGACAGTTTTACCTACGTGGCAGGGCTTTCGCTGGAGCAGCCGGCTTTTGTCACCGGTTCTAAGCGTGGCATCCAGGATTGGCCTGGGCTGCTGGCCTATCTGCGCGCCACGCCGGGGCAGATCTATGTCAGCCAGGCCGCGGAAGATCGTCTGATTATCCGCGCCCTGGCCAAGCGCGAAGGGCTGGAGTTACGCACTGTGCCGACCTCGGGCGGTGCTGGGATGGCACCGTTGGTGCTTTCCGGCGATGCCGTGTTTGCCTACAGCGGCGGCACCCATCCGGGTTACACCGAGTCTGGCGAAATGCGGGTACTGGCCAGCCTGGCCGATACCCGCCTGCTGGACTACCCCGATGCGCCGACCCTACGCGAGCTGGGTTACGACCTGGGCCTGCATACCATGCGCATCGTTATGGTGCCGGCCAATACCCCGGCCGAGCAGGTTGAGATACTGGCCGATGCCCTGGCGGTCGCGGCCAAGGCTCCGCGTTTTATTGAAGTCACCGAGCAACGCATTCGCCAGCCGGTGCTGTTTATGCGCGGCGATGAGATCAAACCTATGCTGGTTAGGCAGATGCAAGAGGACCGAACACTGATTGATGACATCGGATTGCAGTAG
- a CDS encoding tripartite tricarboxylate transporter substrate binding protein, which produces MFLALNSQASTFPERPLTMIIGYAAGGSTDIQGRVLADVLAEQLGQPVRVNNLPGAGGAVAAAMLASSAEQGYVFQYGISSTISFSPLLAPTSYDLDSFTYVAGLSLDQSAYVTGGQSGFTDWPSLLQHLRDNPGQVYVTQTAEDRLLTRAIAKREGLQLRIVPTSGGAGMAPLVISGEVFFAYSGGTHTGYTESGQMRVLASLAEERLLGYPDAPTLRELGYDLALHAVRIVTVPADTPAEQVSILFNALAAAVRDPRFIEVTETRIRQPIRFMPGGEVKAMLSQQVQAYRQLIEEVGAQ; this is translated from the coding sequence ATGTTTTTGGCTTTGAACAGCCAGGCATCGACCTTCCCTGAGCGGCCGCTGACCATGATCATTGGCTATGCCGCTGGTGGCAGCACCGATATCCAGGGGCGGGTGCTGGCCGACGTGCTGGCGGAGCAATTGGGGCAGCCGGTCAGGGTGAACAACCTGCCTGGTGCTGGCGGGGCGGTGGCGGCAGCCATGCTGGCCAGTAGCGCCGAGCAGGGTTATGTCTTCCAGTACGGTATTTCTTCGACCATCAGCTTTTCCCCATTGCTCGCGCCGACCTCCTACGATCTCGATAGCTTTACCTATGTAGCCGGCCTGTCACTGGATCAATCAGCCTATGTCACGGGCGGACAGAGCGGTTTTACCGATTGGCCGAGCCTGCTCCAGCACCTGCGCGATAACCCTGGCCAGGTGTATGTCACGCAAACTGCCGAGGACCGCTTGCTGACCCGCGCCATTGCCAAACGCGAGGGGTTACAGCTGCGCATTGTGCCCACCTCTGGCGGCGCGGGCATGGCCCCGCTGGTGATTTCCGGCGAGGTGTTCTTTGCCTATAGCGGGGGCACTCATACCGGCTATACCGAATCGGGACAGATGCGGGTGCTGGCCAGCCTGGCCGAAGAGCGTCTGCTGGGCTATCCCGATGCACCAACCCTGCGCGAACTGGGCTATGACCTGGCCTTGCATGCGGTGCGAATTGTCACCGTGCCGGCCGACACGCCGGCGGAACAGGTGAGCATCCTGTTCAATGCTCTGGCGGCGGCGGTACGTGACCCGCGCTTTATCGAGGTGACCGAAACACGCATCCGCCAGCCTATTCGCTTTATGCCGGGCGGCGAGGTCAAGGCCATGCTGAGTCAACAGGTGCAGGCTTATCGGCAATTGATCGAGGAGGTTGGTGCTCAGTAA
- a CDS encoding GGDEF domain-containing protein, with protein sequence MTEAQVPRQPDAFVLWREAQDTRIRSPLGGIYYLLAWLLTWMFSDAPGALVLPGVVGIALFALLLALRVLHRLPQEQSNEALSRWLNLHWSLILITALGWGLAHALAQHNPLFSSSVSIATLSTIAFSTALVFNFAMRKKRAMLALLLIYLPGLLTLALTWREQYAILITLSFYLSYLLLVLNRSHREYHNTLALELQLLDQQERLEHLSRTDSLTQLGNRYQFNSLFPVMVANAQRQSQPLSLVLLDIDFFKRINDEYGHACGDSCLSDFAERMRQNFRRDSDALLRLGGEEFGVLMPNTPLEQARLLAEQFRLELEREGFNVPGAILPLTASLGVGCYDMRRDNSAEGFFKRVDDALYQAKAAGRNRLELA encoded by the coding sequence ATGACTGAAGCCCAAGTCCCCCGCCAGCCAGACGCCTTCGTCCTCTGGCGCGAAGCGCAGGACACACGCATCCGTTCGCCACTTGGCGGTATTTATTACCTGCTGGCGTGGCTGCTGACCTGGATGTTCAGCGATGCCCCAGGCGCACTGGTGCTGCCGGGCGTCGTCGGCATCGCTCTGTTTGCCCTGCTGCTGGCCTTGCGCGTGCTACATCGCCTGCCTCAGGAGCAGAGCAACGAAGCACTCAGTCGCTGGCTTAACCTGCACTGGAGCCTGATTCTGATCACCGCGCTGGGTTGGGGGCTGGCCCACGCCCTGGCGCAGCACAATCCGCTGTTCAGCAGCTCGGTGAGCATCGCCACCCTCAGCACCATTGCCTTCAGTACCGCACTGGTCTTCAACTTCGCCATGCGCAAGAAGCGTGCAATGCTCGCTCTGCTGCTGATTTATCTGCCGGGGCTGCTGACCCTGGCACTGACATGGCGCGAGCAGTACGCCATCCTGATCACCTTGAGTTTCTATTTGAGCTACCTGCTGCTGGTGCTGAACCGCAGCCACCGCGAGTACCACAACACCCTGGCCCTGGAACTGCAGCTACTTGACCAGCAGGAACGCCTCGAACACCTCAGCCGCACCGACAGCCTGACCCAGCTGGGTAACCGCTATCAGTTCAACAGCCTGTTCCCGGTGATGGTGGCCAACGCCCAGCGGCAGAGCCAGCCGTTGTCACTGGTACTGCTGGATATCGACTTCTTCAAGCGGATCAACGACGAGTACGGGCATGCCTGCGGTGATAGCTGCCTGAGTGACTTTGCCGAACGCATGCGCCAGAACTTCCGCCGCGACAGCGACGCGCTGCTACGCCTGGGCGGTGAAGAGTTCGGCGTCCTGATGCCCAACACTCCGCTGGAACAGGCACGCCTGCTGGCCGAGCAGTTTCGTCTGGAGCTGGAACGTGAAGGATTCAATGTACCCGGAGCGATTCTGCCGCTGACCGCGAGCCTTGGGGTGGGGTGTTATGACATGCGCCGCGACAACAGCGCTGAAGGCTTTTTCAAGCGCGTCGATGATGCGCTGTATCAGGCCAAGGCCGCCGGACGTAACCGCCTGGAGCTGGCCTGA
- a CDS encoding IS5 family transposase has protein sequence MKQMTFADAEYAGKRKQTRKELFLIEMDRVVPWKGLIALIEPHYPKGEGGRPSYPLMAMLRVHLMQNWFGYSDPAMEEALYETTILRQFAGLTLERIPDETTILNFRRLLEKHELAAGILAVINGYLGDRGLSLRQGTIVDATLINAPSSTKNKNGKRDPEMHSTKKGNQYYFGMKAHIGVDDESGLVHSVVGTAANVADVTQVDKLLHGEENMVGADAGYTGVEKRPEHEGRQVIWQVAARRSTYKKLGKRSALYKAKRKIEKAKAQVRAKVEHPFRVIKRQFGYVKTRFRGLVKNTAQLVTLFALSNLWMARRHLLTNAGEVRP, from the coding sequence ATGAAGCAGATGACCTTCGCCGACGCCGAGTACGCCGGCAAGCGCAAGCAGACCCGCAAAGAATTGTTCCTGATCGAGATGGATCGGGTAGTGCCATGGAAAGGGTTGATCGCTTTGATCGAGCCGCATTATCCAAAGGGTGAAGGCGGCCGACCGTCCTATCCGCTGATGGCGATGCTGCGAGTGCATCTGATGCAAAACTGGTTCGGTTACAGCGATCCGGCGATGGAAGAGGCGCTGTACGAGACCACCATCCTACGCCAGTTTGCCGGGCTGACTCTGGAGCGCATTCCTGACGAAACCACCATCCTCAACTTCCGCCGCTTGCTGGAAAAACACGAACTGGCTGCCGGCATCCTGGCCGTGATCAATGGCTACCTGGGTGACCGTGGTTTGTCGCTGCGCCAAGGCACCATCGTCGATGCCACGCTGATCAACGCGCCGAGTTCAACCAAGAACAAGAACGGTAAGCGTGACCCTGAGATGCACTCAACCAAGAAAGGCAATCAGTATTACTTCGGCATGAAGGCGCACATCGGGGTGGATGACGAGTCTGGCTTGGTGCACAGCGTGGTGGGTACTGCCGCCAACGTGGCGGATGTCACCCAGGTCGATAAGCTGCTGCACGGCGAGGAAAACATGGTGGGGGCCGATGCCGGATATACCGGTGTCGAGAAGCGCCCCGAGCATGAGGGCCGTCAAGTGATCTGGCAGGTTGCAGCACGGCGTAGCACTTACAAGAAACTCGGTAAGCGCAGCGCGCTGTACAAAGCCAAGCGCAAAATCGAGAAGGCCAAGGCCCAAGTGCGAGCCAAGGTCGAGCATCCGTTTCGGGTGATCAAGCGTCAGTTCGGTTATGTGAAGACGCGCTTCCGTGGCCTGGTCAAAAACACGGCGCAACTGGTGACTTTATTCGCGCTGTCAAATCTGTGGATGGCGCGCCGACATTTACTGACGAATGCAGGAGAGGTGCGCCCGTAA
- the pbpC gene encoding peptidoglycan glycosyltransferase PbpC (penicillin-binding protein 1C) translates to MRSGQGRLIAARAVVLRCLRRPWLAIALCLLLILLVADRLFPLPLPGDDLARVVLAEDGAPLWRFADHDGVWRYPVTPSEVSPYYLEALLTYEDRWFYQHPGVNPLALGRAAWQNLSGGRVLSGGSTLSMQVARLLDPHARSYSGKLKQLWRTLQLEWHLSKDEVLTLYLNRAPFGGTLQGVAAASWAYLGKAPSQLTRAEAALLAVLPQAPSRLRPDRHPGRAQAARDKVLKRLASFQVWPQSAINDALEEPVLLAPRQEPRLAPLLARRLNTRSSPPLIRTTIDAALQRRLEDLLLGWRARLPERTSAAILVVEQPSMAVRAYLGSVDIGDAKRFGHVDMINAVRSPGSTLKPFLYGMALDEGLIHSESLLQDVPRRYGDYRPGNFAAGFSGAVSASEALATSLNLPAVQLLEAYGPKRFAGELRSAGVPLLLPPLAEPNLALILGGAGSRLEELVSGYSAFARGGMAARLRFQPQDGLHERRLLSVGSAWIVRRILSGQARPDRDPRAQLVQRPSLAWKTGTSYGFRDAWAIGVAPRYLIGIWIGRPDGTPVSGQFGLASAAPLLLQVHDLLVNRDSQRGIALPIDPQPASVGVAAICWPQGQPLDNRDPNCRRQRFAWTLDGTTPPTLPAQDQPLGLGLQESIWVNAAGLRVDASCPGATAQSLALWPAPLEPWLPRRERRSARLPAADPQCPPRHAPVVAPLSIVGVREGDHLRRPAGSSEALRLRLSALGGSGRRWWFVDGQPIAETSADALFNHAFARNGQYQLSVLDESGQTARVEFSLSD, encoded by the coding sequence ATGCGTTCTGGGCAGGGTCGGTTGATAGCAGCGCGCGCGGTCGTGCTGAGGTGTTTGCGCCGTCCCTGGCTGGCTATTGCGCTGTGCCTGCTGCTGATTCTGCTAGTGGCCGACCGGCTTTTTCCACTGCCTTTGCCAGGCGATGATCTGGCCCGCGTGGTGCTGGCCGAGGACGGTGCGCCGCTGTGGCGTTTTGCTGACCATGACGGCGTGTGGCGTTATCCGGTCACCCCCAGTGAGGTGTCACCCTATTACCTGGAAGCGCTGCTGACCTATGAGGATCGCTGGTTTTATCAGCACCCTGGGGTCAACCCGCTGGCGCTGGGCCGCGCGGCCTGGCAGAACCTCAGTGGCGGGCGCGTGCTCTCGGGCGGCAGCACGCTGTCGATGCAGGTAGCGCGCCTGCTCGATCCGCATGCGCGCAGTTACAGCGGCAAGCTCAAGCAACTGTGGCGCACGCTGCAGCTGGAGTGGCACCTGTCCAAGGATGAAGTCCTCACCCTTTACCTCAACCGCGCGCCGTTTGGCGGCACGCTGCAGGGGGTGGCGGCCGCCAGTTGGGCTTATCTGGGTAAAGCACCGAGTCAGCTAACCCGCGCCGAAGCCGCGCTGCTCGCGGTGCTGCCGCAGGCGCCCAGCCGTTTGCGTCCGGATCGCCATCCCGGGCGGGCCCAGGCCGCGCGCGACAAAGTGCTCAAGCGTCTGGCCAGTTTCCAGGTGTGGCCGCAATCGGCGATCAATGATGCGCTGGAGGAACCAGTGCTGCTGGCGCCGCGTCAGGAACCACGCCTGGCGCCGCTGCTGGCGCGGCGGTTGAACACCCGCAGCAGTCCGCCGCTGATTCGCACCACTATCGATGCCGCCTTGCAGCGCCGCCTGGAAGACCTGCTGCTGGGTTGGCGTGCACGGCTGCCGGAGCGCACCTCGGCGGCGATTCTGGTGGTCGAGCAGCCAAGCATGGCGGTGCGTGCCTACCTGGGATCGGTGGATATCGGCGATGCCAAACGCTTTGGTCATGTCGACATGATCAACGCCGTGCGCTCGCCCGGTTCGACGCTGAAACCCTTTCTCTACGGGATGGCGCTGGATGAAGGACTGATCCATTCCGAATCGCTGTTGCAGGATGTGCCACGGCGCTATGGCGATTACCGCCCAGGCAACTTTGCCGCCGGCTTTAGCGGCGCGGTGTCGGCCAGCGAGGCGCTGGCCACCTCACTCAATCTGCCTGCCGTGCAACTGCTGGAAGCCTATGGGCCAAAGCGCTTTGCCGGAGAGCTGCGCAGCGCCGGGGTGCCCTTGCTGCTGCCGCCGCTGGCCGAACCCAACCTGGCGCTGATTCTCGGCGGGGCCGGCAGCCGGCTGGAGGAACTGGTCAGCGGTTACAGTGCCTTTGCCCGCGGCGGCATGGCCGCACGGCTGCGCTTTCAGCCGCAGGATGGCTTGCATGAGCGGCGCTTGCTGTCGGTAGGCTCGGCATGGATCGTGCGGCGCATTCTCAGCGGTCAGGCGCGTCCGGACCGTGACCCGCGTGCGCAGTTGGTGCAGCGCCCGAGCCTGGCCTGGAAGACCGGCACCAGCTATGGCTTTCGTGATGCCTGGGCGATTGGTGTGGCGCCGCGTTATCTGATTGGCATCTGGATCGGTCGCCCTGATGGCACCCCGGTGTCTGGGCAGTTTGGTCTAGCCTCGGCGGCGCCACTGCTGCTGCAGGTGCATGATCTGCTAGTCAACCGCGACAGTCAGCGCGGTATTGCCCTGCCGATTGACCCGCAGCCGGCCTCGGTCGGCGTGGCGGCGATCTGCTGGCCGCAGGGTCAACCGCTGGACAATCGTGACCCCAATTGCCGGCGCCAGCGCTTTGCCTGGACCCTTGACGGCACCACGCCACCGACCTTGCCGGCGCAGGATCAGCCTCTGGGTTTGGGGCTGCAGGAGAGCATCTGGGTGAATGCCGCTGGGCTGCGCGTGGATGCCAGTTGCCCGGGGGCGACGGCACAAAGCCTGGCCTTGTGGCCTGCGCCGCTGGAACCCTGGTTGCCGCGCCGCGAACGTCGCAGTGCGCGCTTGCCGGCGGCTGATCCGCAGTGCCCGCCGCGGCATGCGCCAGTCGTTGCACCGCTGTCGATTGTCGGCGTGCGTGAGGGGGATCATCTGCGTCGCCCGGCCGGCAGTAGCGAAGCGCTGCGCTTGCGTCTGTCTGCACTGGGCGGCAGCGGCCGGCGCTGGTGGTTTGTCGACGGTCAGCCGATTGCCGAAACCAGCGCCGATGCGCTTTTCAATCACGCCTTCGCGCGCAACGGGCAGTATCAGCTCAGTGTGCTGGACGAAAGCGGGCAGACCGCGCGTGTTGAGTTCAGCCTGTCGGACTGA
- a CDS encoding M4 family metallopeptidase has product MHRKIFPKTLLLAALVSPAGTFAAELIDLSTLPTRPGIAGAGDIHDDLGLQPDELNATLSAQLPGGAQVVRYQQFYKGIRVWGEAITEFTDGSQPLRSGRLVSDISSDLVRDATPTLSAKQALEMAKSLKASGLPSENEQSELVVRLDAQQRAQLAYVVSFFVPGAKPSRPFFMIEANSGELLDQWEGLNHAQATGPGGNLKSGRYLYGTDYGHLSVNNKCQMNSGNVITVNLNHSLNNSSTTPFQFACSFNDFKSINGAFSPLNDAHYFGNVVFQMYGNWFGGLRPLLNRKLYMKVHYGNGYENAFWDGQAMTFGDGRNRFYPLVSLDVSAHEVSHGFTELHSGLVYSNQSGGINEAFSDMAGEAAEYFMKGKNDWKVGYDIFKGDGALRYMDQPSRDGRSIDHADKYRAGMDVHHSSGVYNRAFYLLSQKIGWNTRKAFEVFVDANRFYWTETSDFNRGACGVIQSAQNRSYGSADAIAAFAAVGVSCPTLLN; this is encoded by the coding sequence ATGCATAGGAAGATCTTCCCGAAAACCTTGCTACTCGCCGCACTGGTTTCCCCCGCCGGCACCTTCGCCGCAGAACTGATTGATCTCTCAACCCTGCCAACCCGCCCCGGTATAGCCGGCGCCGGCGACATCCATGATGACCTTGGGCTGCAGCCGGATGAGCTGAACGCCACCCTGAGTGCACAGCTGCCTGGTGGTGCCCAGGTCGTGCGCTACCAGCAGTTCTATAAGGGCATCCGGGTGTGGGGCGAAGCCATCACCGAGTTTACCGACGGTAGCCAGCCCCTGCGCAGCGGCCGCCTGGTGAGTGACATCAGCAGCGACCTGGTACGCGATGCAACGCCAACGCTCAGCGCCAAACAAGCCCTGGAAATGGCCAAAAGCCTGAAAGCCAGCGGCCTGCCGAGCGAGAACGAACAGAGCGAACTGGTTGTGCGGCTCGATGCGCAGCAGCGCGCACAGCTGGCATACGTGGTGTCGTTCTTTGTCCCTGGGGCCAAACCCTCACGCCCGTTTTTTATGATCGAAGCCAACAGCGGCGAGCTGCTCGATCAATGGGAAGGCCTCAATCACGCGCAGGCAACCGGCCCAGGCGGTAACCTGAAAAGTGGCCGCTACTTGTATGGCACGGACTACGGACATCTGTCGGTCAACAACAAGTGCCAGATGAACAGCGGCAATGTCATCACCGTCAACCTCAACCACAGCCTGAACAACAGCAGCACCACGCCCTTCCAGTTCGCCTGTTCGTTCAACGACTTCAAGAGCATCAACGGCGCGTTCTCGCCGCTGAACGACGCGCACTATTTCGGCAACGTGGTGTTCCAGATGTATGGCAACTGGTTTGGCGGCCTGCGCCCGCTGCTCAACCGCAAGCTGTATATGAAAGTGCATTACGGCAACGGCTATGAAAATGCCTTCTGGGACGGTCAAGCGATGACCTTCGGCGATGGTCGCAATCGCTTCTACCCATTGGTATCGCTGGACGTTTCCGCCCACGAAGTCAGCCATGGCTTTACCGAGCTGCATTCGGGATTGGTCTACAGCAACCAGTCCGGCGGCATCAATGAGGCGTTCTCCGATATGGCTGGCGAAGCGGCCGAATACTTTATGAAAGGCAAGAATGACTGGAAGGTCGGCTACGACATCTTCAAAGGTGACGGCGCCTTGCGCTATATGGACCAACCCAGCCGTGATGGCCGCTCCATTGACCACGCCGACAAGTACCGTGCCGGTATGGATGTCCACCACTCAAGCGGGGTGTATAACCGCGCGTTCTACCTGCTCAGCCAGAAAATCGGCTGGAATACCCGCAAAGCGTTTGAAGTGTTTGTCGACGCCAACCGTTTCTATTGGACGGAAACCAGCGACTTCAACCGCGGCGCCTGCGGCGTGATCCAGTCGGCGCAGAACCGCAGCTATGGCTCTGCCGATGCCATTGCCGCCTTTGCTGCAGTGGGTGTCAGCTGTCCAACCCTGCTGAACTGA